The Acidithiobacillus ferrooxidans ATCC 23270 genomic interval GTGGCACGAAGGTTTTGGGTTGCCGGTGTTGGAAGCTATGGCCTGTGGTGCGCCAACGTTGGCCTCCAATTGCAGCAGTTTGCCTGAGGTGGTCGGGCTGGACGAGGCTCTATTCGATCCCAAGGATGAGCACGCTATCGTAGATGCTATGGAGCGCGCTCTGACGAATGATGCGTTTCTCCAAAGACTTAAGGCGCACGGGTTGCAGCAGGCTAAAAAGTTTTCATGGGACGCTAGCGCCCAACGTGCGTTACAGGCAATGGAAACGCGGGTCAGCATGGCTAAATCCAGTCGGGCGGCTACACCGCCACTGGCGAAAATACCTCGCAAGCGACTGCGACTAGCCTATGTCTCGCCGTTGCCTCCTGCACAAACTGGTATTGCTGACTACAGTGCTGAATTGTTGCCAGAATTGTCCCGCTACTATGTCATTGATGTCATCGTTGCCCAGCAAGAGCCGGTGACTGATCCTTGGGTTCTGGCTAATGCCGCTCAGCGCATGGCTGCGTGGTTTGACCAGCATGCTGGCGAATATGACCGCATCCTCTATCAATTCGGTAACTCGCAATTTCACCAACACATGTTCGGCCTGCTGGAAAAACATCCTGGTGTGGTAGTGCTGCACGATTTTTTCCTCAGTGGTGCTTTGGTGCATATGGATTTACACGGAATCATGCCGGGGATTTGGGCGCAGGCCTTGCAACGTTCCCATGGCTGGCAGGCGGTTTGCGAACGCTACTCAGAGACAGACACCGCCGCAGTGATTTTCCGATACCCCTGCAACCTAGACGTTTTGCAACGTGCCCAAGGCGTTATCTGCCATTCGGATTTTTCCCGTCGGCTAGCCATGCAGTGGTATGGGCCGGGCTGGGCGGATGACTGGGCCTTGGTTCCCCTTTTGCGCGTGCCAGTTGTGGATAACCGACGCCAGGAGGCGCGCGATGAGTTAGGCCTAGATGACCGCGACGTTCTAGTCTGTAGTTTCGGCCTCATGGGAAAAAGCAAACTTAACCATCGCTTGCTCGAAGCGTGGCAGGCGTCCAGTCTGGCAAAAGACAAACGCTGCAAGCTAGTGTTCATCGGTTTTCTACCGATGGATGACTACGGCGAGCAAATCCGGCAGGTACTAAAGGCGCCGGGGTTGCGTGGGCGGGTGCATGTGACTGGTTGGGCTGATGCGGCTACCTATCGTCGCTATCTAGCTGCGGCCGATCTTGCTGTGCAATTACGTACCCTATCGAGGGGGGAGACTTCCGGCACGGCGTTAGACTGCATGAATCACAGTGTGGCTACCATAGTAAACGCCAATGGTTCGATGACAGACTTGCCAGCGGACGTGGTGCATGTGCTTCCTGATGAGTTTTCCACCCAGCATCTCGTTGACGCACTTGATTTTCTGCGCAAGAACAAACCTGCGCGTCAAGCTTTGGGTCAGCGGGCAGCGCAGCACGTTCGAGCATACCACAACCCCCGACGCTGCGCTGACCAATACGCACAGGCCATTGAGGAGTTTTACCTTCGCGCGGAATCGGGCGCATCGGGCATCATCAAAGCCGTCCGACAGCTCGGTATGCCCGAAAATGTTCAAGATATTACACAGGTTGCTGAACGCTCTGTGCAGCTTTTTCCCCCGCCCCGACCTGCCCAAAAACAGTTACTCGTGGATGTGTCAAGCCTTGTGCAAGGCGGCGTCGATAGTGAGTGGGACTATGGCGCCACCAGGTTGGTATTACAGGAGCTGCTGAATCATCCCCCACCCGATTTGCGGGTAGAACCGGTGTATATCACAGCCGAACATGGCTACCGTTACGCGCGGCGCGCCACCATGCGTTTTCTAGGATATCCCGATGGTGACCTGCAGGACGATGTGATGGAGGTCTGGCCTGGGGATGTGTTTTTTGGCCTAGATTTTCAGCTTGAAATGGTTCCTATGCAGGCAAAATTCTTTGAAGAGATCCGCTATCGTGGCGCTCAGGTGTTTTTCCTGTGCTACGATCTACTACCATGCATGGCGCCACAATATTTCCTCCCGGATAGGTCTGCGGCCCACTTTCGCTGGTTACAGACTATCGCAATAACCGATGGAGTGATATGTACCTCACGAGCGGTAGCCGATCAATTTTCTCATTGGTTAGATTTATTTGGCCCTGAACGAAGCACACCATTGCACCTCGGCTGGGCCCATATTGGCTTTGAAGTCATCCAAAAGATGAAGGAGTTAGACACAGCCTATAGGTACCGGCACGTTCTCGATAAAGTTCGCGCCCGACCAAGTTTTCTCAGCGTTACCACATTGGAGCCAAGCAAACAACTGGGGCAAGTTTTGACCGCTTTTGATCTTCTATGGCGGCAGGGTATGGATGTCAATCTGGTTCTGGTAGGTAAGTATCGCTCGGAGGGAGAGAATATGGTTGCACGCCTACAAACCCACCCAGAGCGGGAAAGCCGCCTGTTCTGGCTGCAGGACATCAGCGGTGATAGGCTGGATCATATGTACGCCGCAAGCGCCTGCCTGATTGCCGCTTCGGTCGATGAAAGCTTTGGGTTGACCCTAATTGAGGCTGCACAGCACAAGTTACCCATCCTGGCACGGGACACTCCCGTATTTCGCGAGATGGCAGGTGAGTATGCCGACTATTTTAGTGGAGATGCGCCACAGCACTTGGCGGAAGCCATTAGGCACTGGCTACAGGCCCATAAGAGCGGTAGTGGCACACAGGCCCATCTTATTGTTCCTAGACTGACCCAGCAGAAAAGCACTCAGAACCTCATGGAAGTTATGCTAGGTGGAAATTGGTATAGGCAATGGTTCCGGCAAACAGACCCACGTCTGGTTGCCCGCTACTGGGGCTCGGACTGGCGCCTAGGCAGCGCGGTCGGGGAAATATGCGGCACCTCCCGCCAGAGCAAGGGAGTGGCGGGGTACTTGCTTCATGGGCCATATATTTCCCTGAAACCGGGCAGGTATGTTGCCACTATCCACGGAACCCACGGTTTTGGGGGTCCGGCAGGTGCCAGGGCCGATGTGGTAATAAAAGGTGGTACCATGAAGATCGCGGAAGAAGTCATACTTGCTTGTGATTATGTGGAAGCCAAACAGCAGCCTTTAGTTACCCTGCCCTTCATTCTGGCGGATGGCTGCAGCGACTTGGAAGTACGGGTACATGTCGAACAGGAGAGTGATATACAGGTGACCATGTTGGAACTCCATAAACAGGACGGAGCTGTCCAAATCGCTACTTCGCAAAACAATGCCACAACAGAAATGCCTTTCGCCAGCTCCATTGGTACCGATTTCACTTCCCCAACCGCCGTTGTATACCGTTACTGGGCAACACATCCGTGTTTGTCGAGCCAAGTAGGGCAGAAAGTTGGTCGCACGCTTTGGACTTTGGGCAAGGCAGGTGTTCTGGTGCATGGCCCCTATATTAGTTTGCCTGCCGGGACCTATCGCGCCGCAGTATTCGGTCAGGTCAACCGCCCAGGAAGCTTGGATGGGGCGTGGATGGACGCCACTGCGCAGAAAGGCGAACTGCAGCTTGTGAAAACTACGTTGGGTACAAACGCACAGTGCCCCGCTCTGCTGGGAGAAATCACCTTCAGCTTGAACCGTTACACCAAAGATGTGGAGGTTCGGGTGTGGGTGGACACGGGCTCCGACTTGCATGTGACTGGGATCCAGATCGAACAAATCCCCGATGAAGCATGTGCTACTGAGCCTGCGACCAAGGGCGGGCCAGATGGGGCGGATATAAGGCCTGTTAAACAGGTAACCGATGTGCGGGCACCTGTGATGGAAATCCATAAACTGGATGTGGTTTCCCCACTAACCACTTTGCAATGCTCTCTAAAACCAAGGGTTCAATTTACTGAAGACGTGCACTATTACAAGGCGACGCATCCACATCTGCATTCTGAAGTAGGGCGGAAGGTTGGCCGCACGTTGCTAACGCAAGGCAAGGCAGGTTTCCTTTTGCGTGGGCCATACATTGGCTTGCCTGCCAGACGCTATCGCGCAGAGCTATTTGGTAACATTACAGGGCCTGGTGGTTTGAACGGATCATGGATGGATGCTGCGGCGCAGCAGGGCAGGTTGCAACTTGCGAGGGAGCCGTTAGCGGAGGATGCGTGGCGAACCGGTTTGCTTGGGGAGATCACCTTCACGTTGAATAGCGACATTGAAGATGTAGAGGTTCGAGTATGGGTGGATGCGGCCTCGGAATTGCTAGTGAGCGGAATCCAAATCACCCCATCGCCTGATCCGGCGGATACAACGGGGCCAATGACGGAGGCGACCGTCGTAATGTCGATTCAAGGGGATGTGACTGCTTTACATACCGAAGAGACGACGGAGGAATATGGGGAAGAGCTAACACAGGAGGCGCCGGGCGAATCGATCACTATGAACACCGCAGAAATAGCGGATGCAGTCTGGGAAAAGACTAATGTGGTTGATGCTGCCGATGCCGACGCCCTGTACCAGCAATCTGGTGCAGAATACGCCAGAATTAGGGGTGTGATGAAAGGTAAAGATATCGGAGAGCAGGTAGGACACCCATTTTCACCGATGATAACCGCCCTTGGCTCGGCGCAGAAGCTATCTATGGAGACGAATGGGCACGCTGAGGATGGGTCTAGCGAAACTAAAGCAGTAGTGGCATTTGCAGAAAATGCTCGGGACAAGGAATCGGAGGAACCGCGTGGCGGCGCGCATGTACCACAAGCCTCACATCGGACAGATCGGAAAGACAGCATCGTGAAAACGCGATATGCCACGAAAAAAAATGTAAAACACAGAAAATTTAAATAAGGTATTGATATGGTTAATACTTTCTATTCCGGTCGACTCATATTTCACCATTTGGAAAAAACTGCTGGCCAAGCAGTTAATGACTGGATGGGCAGGACTTTAGGGGTTGGCACAGTAACGCCCAATTTGATTGGTGCACATAGGGATTTGATTCAGCGTTATGGTGGACATTATCCTGTCATTAGTGCCCATATTTGGTTTGACGGTACCGGGTTGGATCCGCGTTATCAGTATGTTACAGTTTTGCGCGACCCCGTTGATCGCTTCATTTCCTGGCTTTATTTTATCGATAAAGATGTGGAGCTAACGGAGGATACTAGGGAACTAAAGGTGGGTGCACAATTGTTCCTGCGCTCCGAAGGAGAAGAGACAAATCAGACTTTTATGCGAAGTGCGTCAAATCCCTATGTCAACAACTTCAGTAGTGTAGTTATGCGATGCAATGCGTCATGGCAACAGAAAATGGTGGCTGCACTGTCAGTGCTCACTGACTATGATTTAGTGGGTTTCCAGGCAGACTTGCCGCAATTTATTGAGCAACTTGCCAAATTGTTGCATGTTATAAACTATGTATCCCTACGCCCCGTTAATGTCACTAGTTCTCGGCCACAGCGGGACGGTATTTCTGAGAAGATGCTCCATGCTATACGCAAGCTAACTGAGTGGGATTTGGAGCTTTATTCTGAGATTCAACGAATGGCCAACCGGCAAGCGCCAACAATTGGTGTCTCTTGCAATATTCAGCCGTTCAATCGGGAGTTTGGTGATTGGGGGTTCAAGGCAAGAAAGTCCTCTAATGTGTATTGGCTTGGATCCTACCTGACGCACTACTTAGCTAAGGATTTGAGCACGCGGAATGGTTCTGTGGCGGGGCGGGCTCTTGTTAGTAACGGAGCTAAAGGTTATTTATGCCACGGCCCGTACCTGGACCTGGACCCAGGACATTATTGTGCGGTAGCAAACGGAGTTTGGATTACGCGAGGCGTTACTTGTAATGCCGACGTTTGCAGTGGTAAAGGCGCTGTCTTGCATGCCGAAGAAACGCTGGTTGACTTGGGGGCTAAAGGCACCGAATGGTCTCTACCCGTAGACTTTGCCTTGGATGAAGAAACAACGAGTGTAGAATTTCGCCTAATGGTTCCCGATGAACACCAAGTTCAATTGAATACGGTCACCATTGTGAATGAGAAAATGGTTATGACGATCTTGGGCTTGGAACCTGACTCCCATGCGGCGAATCGCGGTGTAGAGAAACAGAATTCAGGGAGTACCCTTATTTTTCCGGTGCAAATGTCTTCGAAAATCGGGTTGCGTGTTGGTACAACGTTGCAGACAACTGGTCAGGAGGGATTTTTGTGCTATGGGCCTTACATGACCCTAAGTAGAGGTATATACAGAGTTAACCTGATGGGTAGTATCGGACCCCAGGGTTTGGCTGGGGCTTATGCCGATATTGTTTGTGACGCAGGGAAAAAAGGCATACACAACGAACCGTTGGCAATCACTCCATTCAATGAATACGTCGATAGCACTGTTGGGAAGCCGTGGATGT includes:
- a CDS encoding glycosyltransferase — encoded protein: MRIVIDLQGAQTPGSRNRGIGRYSLSLALAIARQGGEHEILIMLNGAFPDTIDPIRQAFNGLIPTDNFRILYGLYPSRAIDADNRWRRQASEKLYESFMLQIDPDILLVSSLFEGFHEDAITSVNSQGKYAVAVILYDLILLIHPKPYLENPSVSAWYHARLDHLRRADILLAISESSRQEAIKYLDVEDGQAVNISCSIDGYYRPLSFSLEERRHIMERYYLTRPFVMYTGGIDYRKNIEALISAYAKLSNEIRRGHQLAIVCSILDHDRNRLEKLAQKCGLGAGELVFTGFIPSDDLLALYNLCRLFVFPSWHEGFGLPVLEAMACGAPTLASNCSSLPEVVGLDEALFDPKDEHAIVDAMERALTNDAFLQRLKAHGLQQAKKFSWDASAQRALQAMETRVSMAKSSRAATPPLAKIPRKRLRLAYVSPLPPAQTGIADYSAELLPELSRYYVIDVIVAQQEPVTDPWVLANAAQRMAAWFDQHAGEYDRILYQFGNSQFHQHMFGLLEKHPGVVVLHDFFLSGALVHMDLHGIMPGIWAQALQRSHGWQAVCERYSETDTAAVIFRYPCNLDVLQRAQGVICHSDFSRRLAMQWYGPGWADDWALVPLLRVPVVDNRRQEARDELGLDDRDVLVCSFGLMGKSKLNHRLLEAWQASSLAKDKRCKLVFIGFLPMDDYGEQIRQVLKAPGLRGRVHVTGWADAATYRRYLAAADLAVQLRTLSRGETSGTALDCMNHSVATIVNANGSMTDLPADVVHVLPDEFSTQHLVDALDFLRKNKPARQALGQRAAQHVRAYHNPRRCADQYAQAIEEFYLRAESGASGIIKAVRQLGMPENVQDITQVAERSVQLFPPPRPAQKQLLVDVSSLVQGGVDSEWDYGATRLVLQELLNHPPPDLRVEPVYITAEHGYRYARRATMRFLGYPDGDLQDDVMEVWPGDVFFGLDFQLEMVPMQAKFFEEIRYRGAQVFFLCYDLLPCMAPQYFLPDRSAAHFRWLQTIAITDGVICTSRAVADQFSHWLDLFGPERSTPLHLGWAHIGFEVIQKMKELDTAYRYRHVLDKVRARPSFLSVTTLEPSKQLGQVLTAFDLLWRQGMDVNLVLVGKYRSEGENMVARLQTHPERESRLFWLQDISGDRLDHMYAASACLIAASVDESFGLTLIEAAQHKLPILARDTPVFREMAGEYADYFSGDAPQHLAEAIRHWLQAHKSGSGTQAHLIVPRLTQQKSTQNLMEVMLGGNWYRQWFRQTDPRLVARYWGSDWRLGSAVGEICGTSRQSKGVAGYLLHGPYISLKPGRYVATIHGTHGFGGPAGARADVVIKGGTMKIAEEVILACDYVEAKQQPLVTLPFILADGCSDLEVRVHVEQESDIQVTMLELHKQDGAVQIATSQNNATTEMPFASSIGTDFTSPTAVVYRYWATHPCLSSQVGQKVGRTLWTLGKAGVLVHGPYISLPAGTYRAAVFGQVNRPGSLDGAWMDATAQKGELQLVKTTLGTNAQCPALLGEITFSLNRYTKDVEVRVWVDTGSDLHVTGIQIEQIPDEACATEPATKGGPDGADIRPVKQVTDVRAPVMEIHKLDVVSPLTTLQCSLKPRVQFTEDVHYYKATHPHLHSEVGRKVGRTLLTQGKAGFLLRGPYIGLPARRYRAELFGNITGPGGLNGSWMDAAAQQGRLQLAREPLAEDAWRTGLLGEITFTLNSDIEDVEVRVWVDAASELLVSGIQITPSPDPADTTGPMTEATVVMSIQGDVTALHTEETTEEYGEELTQEAPGESITMNTAEIADAVWEKTNVVDAADADALYQQSGAEYARIRGVMKGKDIGEQVGHPFSPMITALGSAQKLSMETNGHAEDGSSETKAVVAFAENARDKESEEPRGGAHVPQASHRTDRKDSIVKTRYATKKNVKHRKFK
- a CDS encoding sulfotransferase family 2 domain-containing protein, which produces MVNTFYSGRLIFHHLEKTAGQAVNDWMGRTLGVGTVTPNLIGAHRDLIQRYGGHYPVISAHIWFDGTGLDPRYQYVTVLRDPVDRFISWLYFIDKDVELTEDTRELKVGAQLFLRSEGEETNQTFMRSASNPYVNNFSSVVMRCNASWQQKMVAALSVLTDYDLVGFQADLPQFIEQLAKLLHVINYVSLRPVNVTSSRPQRDGISEKMLHAIRKLTEWDLELYSEIQRMANRQAPTIGVSCNIQPFNREFGDWGFKARKSSNVYWLGSYLTHYLAKDLSTRNGSVAGRALVSNGAKGYLCHGPYLDLDPGHYCAVANGVWITRGVTCNADVCSGKGAVLHAEETLVDLGAKGTEWSLPVDFALDEETTSVEFRLMVPDEHQVQLNTVTIVNEKMVMTILGLEPDSHAANRGVEKQNSGSTLIFPVQMSSKIGLRVGTTLQTTGQEGFLCYGPYMTLSRGIYRVNLMGSIGPQGLAGAYADIVCDAGKKGIHNEPLAITPFNEYVDSTVGKPWMFFLEQDVSDLEIRLWVSNQTEINLCGIVLQQIEET